A region of Streptomyces sp. NBC_01750 DNA encodes the following proteins:
- a CDS encoding CoA transferase encodes MASPVTTRTVRPLDTLRFDTSGPPEIMKVIGDHLRRLGAETAAHATGDSPTGRTQLTGGGFRPAEAHTTWSVPGTGISDEATVQAATGIMAVHGRRDGAPRGLAADYTATATAVLTVQGLLAGLLAQARGVDAPTRLTTRADHAGLLAVSQYLAAAGADEGEAAEIAPGGPPFTSADGVLFELETLDPGAWAGFWRGLDAPADAIRAGWRPFQFRYATACAPFPHVLHTTTQAHALERIRQAASVSGAEVCVLGTLADRAAEHDGAAPWSLDLIGPTGRRGGTPVPTPVRPLAGLTVLEAGRRIQAPLAAHLLGLLGADVIRIEPPGGDPLRGMPPACSGISARWLALNRGKQAVEIDIKSPGDRRRLREMAAEADVFLHNWAPGKAAELGLDAEDLAEANPALVYAYTSGWADRLPDAPMGTDFMVQARTGVGEAVRPEGEPPAPSLMTLLDVLGGLIGTEAVLAGLLLRERTGHGVRVDSSLLGAADTLTAPALARAARGESPRKPSGFRRPLPTADGWIAPSDDRSTDAAAYDLRNLPTDEALRQLRAHGLTATPVTTDMSGLHDDPRFAGSISRDTHGALTVRDPWSFV; translated from the coding sequence ATGGCGTCACCAGTCACCACGCGGACGGTCCGGCCACTCGACACTCTGCGCTTCGATACCTCGGGACCGCCGGAGATCATGAAGGTGATCGGCGACCATCTGCGCCGTCTCGGCGCCGAGACGGCCGCCCACGCCACCGGCGACTCGCCAACCGGTCGCACCCAGCTCACCGGCGGGGGCTTTCGACCGGCAGAGGCGCACACGACCTGGTCGGTTCCCGGGACCGGGATCAGCGACGAGGCCACTGTGCAGGCGGCCACCGGCATCATGGCCGTGCACGGACGAAGGGACGGCGCACCGCGGGGCCTGGCCGCCGACTACACGGCCACGGCCACCGCTGTCCTCACGGTGCAGGGGCTCCTCGCCGGACTGCTGGCCCAGGCCCGCGGCGTGGACGCACCGACCCGGCTCACGACACGCGCCGACCACGCCGGACTGCTCGCCGTCTCCCAGTACCTCGCCGCCGCCGGCGCCGACGAGGGGGAGGCGGCCGAAATCGCCCCCGGGGGGCCGCCGTTCACCTCGGCCGACGGTGTCCTCTTCGAACTCGAAACCCTCGATCCGGGCGCCTGGGCCGGCTTCTGGCGCGGACTGGACGCACCGGCCGACGCGATACGGGCCGGCTGGCGGCCTTTCCAGTTCCGGTACGCCACTGCCTGTGCCCCCTTCCCGCACGTCCTGCACACCACGACGCAGGCGCACGCCCTGGAGCGGATCCGGCAGGCCGCATCGGTCTCGGGCGCCGAGGTGTGCGTTCTCGGCACGCTCGCCGACAGGGCAGCGGAGCACGACGGCGCCGCGCCGTGGTCCCTGGACCTCATCGGGCCCACCGGCCGCAGAGGCGGCACGCCCGTCCCGACCCCCGTCCGGCCGCTGGCAGGGCTCACCGTCCTCGAAGCCGGCCGCCGCATCCAGGCTCCCCTCGCGGCACACCTGCTGGGACTGCTCGGTGCCGACGTGATCCGCATAGAGCCCCCGGGCGGCGACCCACTGCGCGGCATGCCACCCGCCTGTTCAGGGATTTCCGCCCGCTGGCTCGCCCTCAACCGGGGCAAGCAGGCCGTCGAGATCGACATCAAGTCTCCGGGCGACCGGCGCCGACTGCGGGAGATGGCGGCGGAGGCCGACGTCTTCCTGCACAACTGGGCTCCGGGCAAGGCGGCCGAGCTGGGTCTGGACGCCGAGGACCTCGCCGAGGCCAACCCGGCACTCGTCTACGCCTACACCAGCGGCTGGGCGGACCGGCTGCCCGATGCTCCGATGGGAACGGACTTCATGGTCCAGGCACGCACAGGTGTCGGCGAGGCCGTACGGCCCGAGGGCGAGCCACCAGCGCCCTCCCTGATGACCCTCCTCGACGTGCTGGGCGGGCTGATCGGGACCGAGGCCGTGCTCGCCGGGCTGCTGCTGCGCGAACGCACCGGCCACGGCGTTCGCGTGGACTCCTCGCTCCTCGGCGCCGCCGACACCCTGACCGCACCCGCCCTGGCCCGGGCAGCTCGGGGCGAGAGCCCCAGGAAACCGAGCGGATTCCGCCGTCCCCTGCCGACGGCGGACGGCTGGATCGCGCCCAGCGACGACCGCTCCACCGACGCAGCCGCGTACGACCTGCGCAACCTGCCCACGGACGAGGCCCTGCGGCAGCTCCGCGCCCACGGGCTCACCGCGACACCCGTCACGACCGACATGTCCGGCCTGCACGACGACCCGCGCTTCGCCGGCTCGATCAGCCGCGACACGCACGGCGCCCTCACCGTCCGCGACCCCTGGAGCTTCGTATGA
- a CDS encoding acyl-CoA dehydrogenase family protein — protein MESRDGRGAERPQSGDGTAQLRKRVEDFIRGWVIPEEPVLDAGGPAAAAAMGDLQRQARTDGLWALPLPGELGGGGLTLAGYAELAEAEGASDHGATALGSASLLDVRMLARHGSARVREDYLKPLVTGDMRSCYAMTEPDVPGTDPFMTGTRAEQHADGSWSVTGRKWFTSGAADADLVTVLARTDGTTGDRAGLSLLLVPTDSPGFRPVRELPLLGAAGQWEIELDHVTVPGDHMLGERGQALAIAGERLQLGRTLRCLRWLGQARRAFDLMCERAVARNGSRGPLAGHQLVQQHVFDALLALRTTRPLVHEAVVLIAAGRDAHTEVGLAKVAAARMLQQVTDSAIQVHGAAGLGPDTALPALFRTGRAARILDGPDELHITSVARRVLRGYGQELTSTPR, from the coding sequence ATGGAGAGTCGAGACGGCAGGGGCGCCGAACGCCCACAAAGCGGCGATGGCACCGCGCAGTTGCGGAAACGTGTCGAGGACTTCATCCGCGGGTGGGTGATCCCGGAAGAACCGGTCCTGGACGCGGGCGGGCCCGCAGCCGCGGCGGCCATGGGTGACCTGCAACGCCAGGCCCGGACAGACGGACTGTGGGCCCTGCCGCTGCCCGGGGAACTGGGCGGCGGCGGCCTGACCCTGGCCGGGTACGCCGAACTCGCCGAAGCCGAAGGCGCGAGCGATCACGGCGCGACGGCACTCGGATCCGCTTCGCTGCTCGACGTCAGAATGCTGGCGCGGCACGGCAGCGCCCGCGTCCGCGAGGACTACCTGAAACCCCTGGTGACCGGGGACATGCGCAGTTGCTATGCCATGACCGAGCCCGACGTGCCCGGCACGGACCCGTTCATGACCGGCACGCGCGCCGAGCAACACGCGGACGGAAGCTGGTCCGTCACCGGCCGCAAGTGGTTCACCTCAGGAGCTGCGGACGCCGACCTGGTCACGGTCCTGGCCCGCACCGACGGGACGACCGGCGACCGTGCCGGGCTCTCCCTGCTGCTGGTACCCACCGACTCCCCAGGCTTCCGGCCGGTGCGGGAACTGCCCCTGCTCGGCGCGGCCGGCCAGTGGGAGATCGAACTCGATCACGTCACCGTCCCCGGCGACCACATGCTCGGCGAACGAGGGCAGGCGCTTGCCATAGCGGGCGAGCGACTCCAACTGGGGCGCACCCTGCGCTGTCTGCGCTGGCTCGGCCAAGCCCGCCGGGCGTTCGACCTCATGTGTGAACGGGCCGTCGCCCGGAACGGATCCCGCGGCCCGCTCGCCGGGCACCAACTCGTCCAGCAGCACGTGTTCGACGCACTGCTGGCCCTGCGCACGACCCGCCCGCTCGTTCACGAAGCCGTGGTGCTGATCGCCGCCGGGCGGGACGCGCACACCGAGGTGGGTCTGGCCAAGGTCGCAGCGGCCCGCATGCTCCAGCAGGTCACCGATTCCGCGATACAGGTGCACGGTGCGGCCGGCCTCGGACCGGACACCGCGCTGCCGGCACTGTTCCGCACAGGTCGCGCTGCCCGCATCCTGGACGGTCCGGACGAACTCCACATCACGTCCGTGGCGCGCCGGGTCCTGCGCGGCTACGGGCAGGAGCTCACCTCTACACCTCGGTGA
- a CDS encoding sugar ABC transporter permease: protein MSSQERFGEALAVVLERVVVTKAEVGARFPLFADPVSGRWTATGRGSWTGGFWAGLLWLRARQTGESDDRAAASACTARLAPWAEADTATRGLILWYGTALAAGDDRAAALRARAARACLTAMDHELGLVPWGSALGGPRMLARADGVPGVVQLLVASGPGGAVAAGQHLYRHLDLCLRDDQLQPAWHFAADTGWQPCDDPAPGWSRGRAWLLLAVADALHSREARGWRPDRLEAAAEQLVADGAALTGSLVPLADENRPEGHLDTSAAAVTAVALLKLARLRGPRSTEFSDRAAAILGRLVCAHLSAGDGDRPAGMLLDGCYDAGKGIAVQHELIWGDFFLALGLAALSGLVDVTEV from the coding sequence ATGAGTTCGCAGGAACGCTTCGGCGAGGCACTGGCTGTGGTCCTGGAGAGAGTGGTTGTCACCAAGGCGGAAGTCGGGGCCCGTTTTCCGCTGTTCGCCGATCCGGTGAGCGGACGGTGGACAGCGACGGGCCGGGGTTCGTGGACCGGTGGATTCTGGGCGGGGCTGCTGTGGTTGCGGGCGAGGCAGACCGGCGAGAGCGACGACAGGGCCGCTGCATCGGCGTGCACGGCGCGCCTGGCGCCCTGGGCGGAGGCCGACACAGCCACCCGGGGGCTGATCCTCTGGTACGGCACCGCTCTGGCTGCCGGGGACGACCGGGCGGCTGCACTTCGCGCTCGTGCCGCCCGCGCCTGCCTGACGGCCATGGACCATGAACTCGGCCTTGTGCCTTGGGGATCGGCGCTCGGCGGACCCCGGATGCTGGCACGTGCTGACGGCGTTCCGGGTGTGGTGCAGTTGCTTGTTGCCTCAGGTCCCGGAGGAGCCGTGGCGGCGGGTCAGCATCTGTACCGCCACCTCGACCTCTGCCTGAGGGACGACCAGCTGCAGCCGGCCTGGCACTTCGCCGCAGATACGGGTTGGCAGCCCTGCGACGACCCGGCGCCGGGCTGGAGCCGTGGCCGGGCGTGGTTGCTGCTGGCGGTCGCTGACGCCCTGCACAGTCGCGAGGCCCGGGGGTGGCGGCCGGACCGCCTGGAGGCCGCAGCCGAACAACTGGTGGCCGATGGCGCTGCCTTGACCGGCTCACTCGTGCCGCTGGCCGACGAGAACCGTCCGGAAGGGCACCTGGACACGTCGGCTGCCGCTGTCACTGCTGTTGCGCTCCTCAAACTGGCGCGTCTTCGTGGGCCCCGGTCCACAGAGTTCTCGGACAGGGCCGCCGCGATCCTGGGGCGTCTGGTCTGCGCCCATCTGTCCGCGGGCGACGGTGACCGCCCCGCCGGCATGCTGCTGGACGGCTGCTACGACGCCGGAAAGGGCATTGCCGTGCAGCACGAACTGATTTGGGGCGACTTCTTCCTGGCGCTCGGCCTGGCCGCCCTCTCCGGGCTCGTCGACGTCACCGAGGTGTAG
- a CDS encoding MFS transporter, producing the protein MLQLFLLGALGPRLVDELGISATVLGLTTTIGFGTAAVLSPVSGRIVDRIGPRRGLVVLLVVTAAALAAIGAAPGTGLLLAAVALGGLPQALANPATNKAILAAVPPARRGAVTGMKQSGVQLGAFAAGLPLAALAGGIGWRGAVWTAAGAAVLASLWTLRAMPLDPPPPAVGTCASLAPRGHVAWLAVFSLLLGGGIASVNTYLSLFGAQELDLGPTAAGALVAVLGVAGIVGRVGWSKAARPGRAEWLPGWLAAGAVGSAWLLMAALYVPPLAWVAAVAVGVFAVSGNAVSMVLVMQRAEPGRAGQDSALVAAGFFAGFAVGPPFFGLLAEAGRYGTGWLVVAAEFAAAAVVAFVWAVRDRRERAGASA; encoded by the coding sequence ATGCTGCAACTGTTCCTGCTGGGTGCGCTCGGTCCTCGGCTGGTGGACGAACTGGGGATCTCCGCCACGGTGCTCGGCCTGACGACGACGATCGGCTTCGGTACGGCGGCCGTGCTGTCTCCCGTGAGTGGGCGGATCGTGGACCGAATCGGCCCCCGGCGTGGGCTCGTTGTGCTGCTGGTGGTGACGGCGGCCGCGCTGGCGGCGATCGGTGCCGCGCCGGGAACCGGACTGCTCTTGGCTGCTGTGGCGCTGGGCGGTCTGCCCCAGGCGTTGGCGAATCCCGCGACGAACAAGGCCATTCTCGCTGCCGTTCCGCCCGCGCGGCGGGGGGCGGTTACGGGGATGAAGCAGTCGGGGGTTCAGCTGGGGGCCTTTGCGGCGGGACTGCCTCTTGCGGCACTTGCCGGTGGAATCGGATGGCGTGGCGCGGTGTGGACGGCCGCTGGTGCGGCTGTCCTGGCCTCCCTCTGGACGCTGCGTGCCATGCCACTCGATCCGCCACCGCCGGCAGTCGGAACGTGTGCGTCCCTCGCGCCCCGCGGGCATGTCGCCTGGCTGGCCGTTTTCTCGCTGCTCCTGGGCGGCGGCATCGCCTCCGTCAACACCTACCTCTCGCTGTTCGGGGCCCAGGAGCTCGACCTGGGACCTACCGCGGCCGGTGCCCTCGTCGCCGTGCTGGGTGTCGCCGGGATCGTTGGCCGGGTGGGGTGGTCCAAGGCGGCCCGGCCAGGGCGCGCCGAGTGGCTGCCGGGGTGGCTTGCGGCCGGTGCGGTCGGGTCGGCCTGGCTTCTCATGGCGGCGCTCTATGTTCCTCCGCTCGCATGGGTGGCTGCTGTGGCCGTGGGTGTGTTCGCCGTGTCGGGCAACGCCGTCTCCATGGTTCTGGTCATGCAGCGGGCCGAACCCGGCCGGGCGGGGCAGGATTCGGCGCTGGTCGCCGCCGGATTCTTCGCCGGTTTCGCCGTCGGGCCGCCGTTCTTCGGTCTGCTTGCGGAGGCCGGCCGCTACGGGACGGGCTGGCTGGTGGTGGCGGCGGAGTTCGCGGCAGCGGCAGTTGTGGCGTTCGTATGGGCGGTACGCGACCGGCGTGAGCGGGCGGGTGCATCGGCATGA
- a CDS encoding sigma-70 family RNA polymerase sigma factor, translated as MTPALPPHHTAPGDTKQTRTVHSADEAVTQWALAARGGDPAAVDRFVRALHRDIWRYVAYLSADAQAADDLTQETFLRALGSLHRFEGRSSARTWLLSIARRTVVDSLRHAAARPRVSDRDDWQAVAEQAQPRGVPGFEDGIALAELLAIIPAERREAFVITQLLGLPYAEAAEAIGCPIGTVRSRVARARTSLIGLLTDTDTSTVDQTRAPLNERRRRSAAASLTAMAAAA; from the coding sequence ATGACCCCTGCCCTGCCCCCACACCACACCGCCCCTGGCGACACCAAACAGACGCGGACCGTGCACAGCGCCGATGAAGCCGTGACCCAGTGGGCGCTGGCCGCGCGTGGCGGCGACCCCGCTGCCGTGGACCGCTTCGTACGCGCATTGCACCGCGACATCTGGCGCTATGTGGCCTATCTCAGCGCCGACGCACAGGCCGCCGACGACCTCACGCAGGAGACCTTCCTCCGGGCGCTGGGCAGTCTCCACCGGTTCGAGGGCCGATCGTCGGCACGGACCTGGCTGCTGTCCATCGCGCGCCGCACGGTGGTGGACAGCCTTCGCCATGCGGCCGCGCGTCCCAGAGTGTCGGACCGCGACGACTGGCAGGCAGTAGCGGAGCAGGCCCAGCCCCGTGGGGTGCCGGGCTTCGAGGACGGGATAGCACTCGCAGAACTTCTGGCGATCATCCCAGCGGAGCGCCGCGAGGCGTTCGTGATTACCCAGCTCTTGGGGCTGCCCTACGCCGAGGCGGCCGAGGCCATCGGCTGTCCGATCGGGACCGTCCGCTCACGTGTCGCGCGCGCCCGCACATCGCTGATCGGCCTGCTCACGGATACCGACACGTCAACCGTCGATCAGACACGAGCTCCCCTGAACGAACGCCGACGGCGTTCAGCGGCAGCGTCGTTGACCGCCATGGCGGCTGCTGCCTGA
- a CDS encoding FkbM family methyltransferase, whose translation MTSGAPHESTDFLPDGRTISCTSPSEMLAVWEDVTQNSAYLMAVQGLGSGALIADVGAHYGLAAVFFADHVPHARILAFEPAPPTFECLRDNLSRHVPGGRPFRYALGARPGNRKLTYSPVAPCTSTIHVDNVDDRRTIEALITNTGGNAQEALDLLRLRDAAEQSFSVPTTTLTEVFKEHNVGTIDLLKIDVERAEIEVLDGVNGELWPRIRRIVMEVHDIDDGLANVANRLRARQYEVTVSQPAMFRRTSLHMVTAMRY comes from the coding sequence GTGACGTCGGGTGCCCCGCATGAATCGACAGACTTTCTTCCGGATGGCCGCACAATTTCGTGCACGTCACCATCGGAAATGTTGGCCGTCTGGGAAGACGTGACCCAGAACAGCGCGTATCTCATGGCGGTGCAGGGGCTTGGCTCCGGTGCGCTGATCGCGGACGTGGGGGCGCACTACGGCCTCGCCGCCGTCTTCTTCGCCGATCACGTTCCCCATGCGAGGATCCTGGCGTTCGAGCCCGCGCCGCCGACCTTCGAGTGCCTGCGGGACAACCTGTCCCGACACGTGCCGGGCGGCCGTCCTTTCCGTTACGCGCTCGGGGCGAGGCCGGGGAACCGGAAGCTCACGTACTCGCCGGTTGCTCCCTGCACTTCGACGATCCATGTGGACAACGTGGACGACCGGCGCACCATCGAGGCACTCATCACCAACACGGGTGGCAACGCCCAGGAGGCGCTGGACCTCCTGCGGCTGCGGGATGCTGCCGAACAGAGTTTTTCGGTGCCGACCACCACGTTGACCGAAGTGTTCAAGGAGCACAACGTCGGAACCATCGATCTCCTGAAGATCGACGTCGAGCGCGCCGAGATCGAGGTGCTCGATGGGGTGAACGGCGAGTTGTGGCCGCGCATTCGTCGAATCGTCATGGAAGTTCACGACATCGACGACGGACTGGCGAACGTGGCAAACCGACTCCGAGCGCGGCAGTACGAGGTGACCGTGTCACAGCCGGCGATGTTCCGGCGAACGAGCCTCCACATGGTCACCGCGATGCGGTACTGA
- a CDS encoding thiamine pyrophosphate-binding protein, translated as MQSADSFSPPTGGIANHSTRADVTQVRTVDRLVGELASLGVTHVFGVSGANIEDLYDALHRSATVTGILAKHEFSAGTMADGYARIGGGLGVVTTTSGGGALNVVAALGEAYTSRIPVLALIGESATHFNGRGAFQDSSGCNGTLDAERIFSPVSRYCARVSSPDEVAWRLGEAVSAALSSPGGPAVLLLPKNVQQGLTDSVPTVSPRPQADPAPLDRNLSHASSVLESASRAGGVLVIAGDGVARANARGSLARLVDKLDAKIAVTPDAKDVFDNTDPRFVGVCGGMGGHPTVAETLAGSSACLLIGTRLPIVARDGLEDLLASLPVVCLSPEQPYVDAVVVTGVLSETLPALIRRLGEAPGGVFGPGPHVRHLEAPARPGGGLGYRDIMAVIEEALPSDAAVFVDAGNCGAAAIHHLPAPRHGRFVVTLGMGGMGYTFGAAIGASFAAPNRPSRVYVIAGDGSFYMHGFELHTAVEYGLPITFVILNNNAHAMCATRVRVFHGDGYSNNRFGRTDLAAGINAMFPSLDARNAASAEELTRALADAHTTPGPTFISVDCDVDEVPPVTLFLEKEMVPCPR; from the coding sequence ATGCAAAGCGCGGACAGCTTCTCACCGCCGACTGGTGGGATCGCCAACCACAGCACGCGGGCCGACGTCACCCAGGTCCGGACGGTGGACCGCCTCGTGGGTGAACTCGCATCGCTTGGGGTCACTCACGTGTTCGGTGTGAGTGGCGCCAACATTGAAGACCTGTACGACGCGTTGCACCGCAGCGCCACAGTGACCGGGATCCTGGCCAAGCACGAGTTTTCCGCGGGGACCATGGCGGACGGCTACGCCCGGATCGGAGGCGGCCTAGGTGTCGTCACCACCACATCGGGCGGTGGCGCGCTGAACGTGGTAGCCGCGCTCGGCGAGGCGTACACGTCGCGCATCCCGGTGCTCGCGCTCATCGGTGAATCCGCGACCCACTTCAACGGGCGCGGCGCCTTCCAGGATTCAAGCGGCTGCAACGGCACTTTGGACGCGGAGCGCATTTTCAGCCCGGTGTCACGCTATTGCGCCAGAGTGAGCTCGCCGGACGAGGTGGCTTGGCGACTCGGCGAAGCGGTCTCTGCCGCCTTGTCGTCGCCCGGTGGCCCCGCTGTTCTGCTGTTGCCCAAGAACGTGCAACAGGGGCTGACCGACTCCGTGCCCACCGTGTCCCCCCGGCCGCAGGCCGACCCCGCGCCGCTCGACCGGAACCTCTCACATGCGTCGTCCGTATTGGAATCGGCCAGCCGCGCCGGTGGAGTCCTCGTCATTGCCGGTGACGGTGTGGCGCGCGCCAATGCGCGCGGTTCACTGGCCCGGCTCGTGGACAAGCTGGACGCGAAGATCGCGGTGACTCCGGATGCCAAGGACGTCTTTGACAACACCGATCCTCGTTTCGTCGGCGTGTGCGGGGGCATGGGGGGACACCCGACGGTCGCCGAGACCCTGGCAGGTTCCTCGGCCTGCCTGCTGATCGGGACCAGGCTGCCGATCGTCGCGCGCGACGGGCTGGAGGATCTGCTCGCGAGCCTGCCCGTGGTGTGCCTGTCCCCTGAGCAGCCATACGTCGACGCCGTCGTGGTGACCGGGGTCCTGTCCGAGACGCTGCCCGCGCTGATCCGGCGGCTGGGCGAAGCGCCCGGCGGCGTCTTCGGTCCGGGCCCGCACGTCAGGCACCTGGAGGCGCCGGCCCGGCCGGGCGGTGGTCTTGGCTACCGGGACATCATGGCCGTGATCGAGGAGGCGTTGCCGAGCGACGCGGCCGTGTTCGTCGACGCTGGCAACTGCGGTGCGGCGGCGATTCACCACCTTCCAGCGCCCCGGCACGGCCGGTTCGTGGTGACCCTCGGAATGGGGGGCATGGGCTACACGTTCGGTGCCGCGATCGGTGCGAGCTTCGCCGCCCCCAACAGGCCGAGCCGTGTCTACGTAATTGCCGGTGACGGCTCGTTCTACATGCACGGGTTCGAGTTGCACACCGCCGTCGAGTACGGGCTGCCCATCACGTTCGTCATTCTGAACAATAACGCTCACGCCATGTGCGCGACCCGAGTGCGGGTCTTCCATGGAGACGGCTACAGCAATAACCGGTTCGGGCGGACAGATCTGGCGGCCGGAATTAACGCGATGTTCCCTTCCCTCGATGCCCGGAACGCCGCCTCGGCGGAAGAACTCACCCGTGCACTCGCCGACGCGCACACCACGCCGGGGCCGACGTTCATCTCGGTCGACTGTGACGTCGATGAGGTCCCACCCGTCACTTTGTTCCTGGAAAAGGAGATGGTTCCGTGTCCACGTTGA
- a CDS encoding SRPBCC family protein yields MSTLTAIPGLVRIENCPQPEALEKMQGLTRPKWHHEEIFGKYCSLSEHIDAPPREVYDYMADTRSLAEWTLTLRKVTETGEPGLCVANEMLCDNSTQIYVRTLANPEAMTVDYHCAWDQGEHLWMIYLMRVVDAQLVLNRPGSVVLWTNCRHPFYDRNPWPELSPAPSRRWVGEFWDLFYACHWIELQNLKKICEYRHAHGQPITPDWSKVDA; encoded by the coding sequence GTGTCCACGTTGACCGCTATTCCCGGCCTGGTCCGCATCGAGAACTGCCCGCAGCCCGAGGCCCTTGAGAAGATGCAGGGGCTCACGCGTCCGAAATGGCACCACGAAGAGATCTTCGGCAAGTACTGCTCACTCAGCGAGCACATCGATGCCCCGCCCCGTGAGGTCTACGATTACATGGCCGACACCAGGAGTCTCGCCGAGTGGACGCTCACCCTGCGCAAAGTGACCGAGACCGGTGAACCCGGACTGTGCGTCGCCAACGAGATGCTGTGCGACAACAGCACCCAGATCTACGTCCGTACGCTCGCCAACCCCGAGGCGATGACGGTGGACTACCACTGCGCGTGGGACCAGGGCGAGCACCTCTGGATGATCTACCTGATGCGCGTCGTGGACGCACAGCTCGTCCTCAACCGTCCGGGCTCGGTGGTGCTGTGGACGAACTGCCGACACCCCTTCTACGACCGGAATCCGTGGCCGGAACTCTCCCCGGCCCCCAGCCGCCGGTGGGTCGGCGAGTTCTGGGACCTGTTCTACGCATGTCACTGGATCGAGCTGCAGAACCTGAAGAAGATCTGCGAGTACAGGCACGCCCATGGGCAGCCGATCACTCCCGACTGGTCCAAGGTGGACGCGTGA
- a CDS encoding 3-oxoacyl-[acyl-carrier-protein] synthase III C-terminal domain-containing protein yields the protein MPSAFPSNGILTTFDQCGNLFGAGIPVALDRAICDGTVGSGSLVMLSDFAHRRLCRCGRRSMATVIRNPPSGTSAAEYLHHRRRHVTPGGGSQYSIEPKVRSVKKSLIL from the coding sequence TTGCCCTCTGCCTTCCCGTCGAACGGCATCCTGACAACGTTCGACCAGTGCGGCAATCTCTTCGGTGCGGGCATCCCGGTGGCTCTGGACCGCGCTATCTGCGACGGCACAGTCGGCAGCGGGTCGTTGGTGATGCTCTCCGACTTCGCGCACCGGCGACTTTGCCGCTGCGGCCGCCGTTCGATGGCGACCGTGATCCGGAATCCCCCGTCCGGAACTTCAGCGGCGGAATACCTCCATCACCGTCGCAGGCATGTCACTCCCGGTGGCGGTTCTCAATACTCGATTGAGCCGAAGGTCCGCAGCGTGAAGAAGAGTCTCATATTGTGA